The sequence gggAAAATGTAGAGCTGGAAATGTCATAGAGGACAAGGGCCAGTgtttatacaaatgaattgcgggcactgatttatttatttattcgtagACTACTAGGGAAAATGTTATTAATGTAGCAGAATGCTGCTGTTTTGATCTGAATAATACATATGAAATATTGTTTGCGTTTTTCCTTTACCTCATCCCCACAGATAaggtgtgtatgcgtgtgtgcagACATCACTTGTTTAAATTGTAGGAAAGTACATCACTTATCCCATAAACACCCCCCTCACACCTGCTTCCCACGCACAACCATACTCCCCTGATCACTCAGACAGTAGAACGACATGTGCATCTTCATTTCAGTCAAACTGAAAGGTgctttatgttttgtttattttattaaatatgatgttttattactattattattgctgtgtctatatgtgtacCATTCCTTATATATCCCAGTGTGAATCGCTGATATGTGAGTACCATCATACACAAATTAGTGTATTTATGACCTCTTAACCCAAAAGGAGAAATATTCCTCAGTGTCATCTATATCCTAATGAATGTATTAGTGGGTCATGGTAAAGAGTATTCTTGTACATGGATGTACTCTTTGTACTGTACTAGATTGTATGGCAATAAATATATCTTTTCACAGTTGGACTCTGTGATTATCTGCTACTATTAGGTTATTTTTCTGGTCTAAATGAATGTCCAAAGCCAGCAATATTGGCTTACAAGGTCAACCACAGAAAGACTTGATTATAGATGTACTTGTTGGCCAAGTAAAAGTTAAAAACAAGGGAATCTTAGTTCATCATTtagttcattcatcttcagtaactcttTATCTTCTTCAGGATTATGGTGGATCTGTAGCTTATTCTTAGGTCACATGGTATGTGGTACGAATCCCCTCTAGATGGGATGCTGGTACATAGCAGGGCACCAGgaatatacacagatacacaccaaTTTACTTATCTCTTGGTTATGTATTGCTATATGTTATTacttctatatatttatatattactatATGTACCATACATATTTATTACAGAGCAGAAGGGGTGTTTTTACAGCTGCTTCTATAATAAGGGGGACAATTTAGAAAGTTGTCCTGAGCCCAAGCcgagatgaaaaaaatatttgatcaaAATTTGCTAGTAAAATACAGGCCTGGGTATTAGATATGCCAGGCCCACAACACAGCTGTTGACCTTTTAAGGGGGTGACACACTGGAAAAGTGCATTATACAGCAAAACGTTTGTGGAGCCCTGACTATTATACCTAAACTGTTGCTACAAAGTTGTTCGCTGTAGCTTTACGGCTTTCCTTCACcgaaacctgttccagcatgtcCTTACCCCATGTGCAGAAAATCATGCAcatcatgaagacatggtttgcccaGGCCGGAGTGGAAACACTTGAGTGTCCCGCACAGAGCCTTGACCTTTGATTCGCTGAACATCTTCAAGATCAGTTGTCCTCACCCTAACATCCGTACCTGGCTTGCTCTTGTGGCTGTAAGATCACAAATTCAATGCAAAGCCATCACAGAAGTGAAGCGGTTATAACAGCTAAATATGGCATGGGATGCCCTGGGTCATGTTGTATTTAGTTTAGTCTCAAATCAGAtcacatgtgtgtatatatatatatatatatatatatatatatatatatatatatatatatatatatatatatatatatatatatatatagacttgACTGTAAATTCTGAGGTTTCAATAACTACATGTAAACTACTACACTAAGCAGTACACTACGTGGCACACACTGCGTGTTCTGGGCATCGCTCATGCTGCGTCTGCGTGTATCGTTTACCTTTAAGGACCTGcgacatttttttccacactttttttttttttgcttgcacACTCGAATGTCCGGCTTCCACGAGCCGAGGATCCGTGTCCTGTGTAGAGAGACGAGTTCGGTCGTGAGCGAACAGCAAGCTGATGTTTTATATGTAGCCATCGTGATTTCATTTGGGATTTTGCGTCGGCCAAATAATACTTGTCTGGTCGGCAAGGGGGAgggcgaaagagagagagggagagagagagaaagggagaggaaaagaggacGACGGCTCGggagaagaaacacacacacacacacacacatacacatacacatacatacacacacatcgggCCGGAGGAGGGGACGAGGACAGAGAGGGGGGAGTTCACTCCAAATGCTATCCCTTTAAAACAAGGGGGACACGGCGGTGGGGGAAGAGAGCGATAGCGGCGCGGAGAAGAcgggataaaaaaagaaaagggaagaaaGAGCGAGGGCGGGAGGGAGCGTGTTacaagggagaaaaaaaaaaaagaaagatgtcaTCCTCTCGATTGAAATGCCGAGGCGGAGCCATGGACCACGACCGACGAAGCGACTCACCAGACAGGGATGAGATTTAACGCAACACCGAGGCTCTCTCACAGGCCCTGAAGGCGAAACCTTAGCTACAATAAAATAGGCTGCTTTTTTATTCTCCCATCCCGAGCGACTGCCAACGTCAAACtcattgtttttggtttttttctttttcaacgtTGGGTGTTCTTTTGCATGAATTATTTGCACATGACTGTCTTATTTATAAGCCACTATtccaactacaacaacaacaaaaaaagcattaCATGTAATGTATTGTATAAAGCATGAGAACTATGACTTGTTTTAATCTGCGACTGTGGCTCTGTGTTCGTGGGGAgaagagtgttgatgtgatctAGACTatgtttcattttctgttcaattttttttttttgtcattgtaaAATCCATTTTCGCGTTGTGAATGATTAAGGTCACAGCGTTTTCAGTCCATACTCCATCATTCTTCCTGGTACTGGGTTACTTTTAGCTGGATCATTTCGccttatatataaaaacagcaCAGATCTAGggagaccttttttttttttagaggatTCACTTCAAAGGGGATCTAAAAGGGAGATCGGTACCTCCGACGTAACTGTTTCAAGTGTCGTCACACCCACGTCATTTCCGCCACCGACTCCTTCAAGATGGACGCCGCTTGGAGCAATTTCCTCTTTCAGGTAAAACTGCGGAACGTGTGTGAGAAGCGAGAGCTGAATCTAGACATAAACGCGCATGCGCTAGACACTCACTAGGCACTAGAAAGGGAGAGGACGATTTttaagtgtgattttttttttttgcgtctGCTAACTCCAGACCCCGCCTTCACAGTCCCAAACTGAGAGCACCCTCCAATCAGATCTTCTGCCGGAGCTCACGGACGCGCCTCAGGACACGCCCAGCGAGCACATAGCCCCGCCCCCATCTACAGTGGACACAGCGGCGCTGAATGAGGAGCCGGAGCCAGAGCCAGGTGAGGGAGGAGGGGCCACAGCCAGGTCACAGCCCACTACTTGCGTGCAAGGCTGATATCTGTGGTTACTAGTGTATtcaatgtataataaataaataaggtggAATAAGAACACTATACATTAAATCATAACGTACAGCATGCGACTTTAAATGCAACAATTGTCAGTGCTTGTATGCAGGGAACTTCCTGTTCATTTCAGATCTTTCAGTTTGCTTTATAATATGTAGtcggaaggctttccactagattttagagtgtggctgtagggatttgtgctcattcagtcagatacaggtgTCAGATGAGGAGCACTGTATTGCAGTCTGCATTGAGGTTacggtcagggctctgtgcaggacattcGAGTTCTTACACGCCAACAACGGACGTCAGGTTCAAGGATGGGCCATACAGTGTATGTttactgtttattgtttttatgatGTCTTTACGTTGCTACCTTATAcagaatcattttatttattctaaacacaatgtgaatatgaatgcatacaataaataaataagaggatTCAGCACTCTAATAGCAGGTGTAAGTATTGTTGAAGTGTAAGCACCTCAATTAAGCCATTTCCTGAATGACAATGGATATAGGAGTATCATGGAGTGAGATCGTATTCCGTGTCATGTGCGTGGCAGTAACCTCTGTATTATTCTgacttattttctctctctctctctctctctctctctctctctctctctctcacagttaAGCCTGTGTCTCGGCCTGCCCGACCTGCTCATATATGCTCCATATGCAACAAGCAGTTTAAGAACAGCTATAACTTGCGTCGCCACCAGTCGGTCCACACTGgagtgaaaatgaaagacaGAGCAGCTCGAGAGAAGGTGGACGCAGGGAAGGCAGGTCAGCGAGTGGAGAGGCAAACAATTCCTCTTTCCCTCCTCCAGCTCTCCATTCCTGCCCCGATCACAGTGGCTACCGATTCTATGATCCACCCTTCCCCCATCAACAACCAACAGGTGGAGACAGTCGCTGTATCCATCACTCCAGCAACGGTTGCCATGACAGCAGCTCAGCCTCTCCCTGCTGCTGTAGTGGTTACTGGGACAATGGTGCAGGTTGGCTTGGTTTGTGTCTTCTTtatcatattttattcatatacaCTGCTGTTCCACCACACAGTCCTCTTTTGTAGTATCTTGCCTTCCATTTGTCCACTTATCTCTCTTGGTTCTTGCTATCTCATCCTCAGTGCAGAATAACATATGTCAAAACAAGGTTGTATCAAAAGCCCCATAACCCCCAATATCAATGCAATACTGACCATTGCCTCATTTTATAGACTGGATATTCACAGACACTGATGTCCgatgatgtgtgtttgaagTCAAAAGAAGAGTATTTTCATGTATGAGAGatatctttttttccttctcaaaATTCACATACTGtcaaaaaattctgaaaaactataaatctgtttttttgaTCTCTTCTAGGCTGCGCCAACCAACAACACTGGAGAGAACCCCAGCCTTCCCAGCCCAATTCAGATCTCAATCCCAATCACAAACCCACATCCTATTCCTACTCCAAGtcccaaccctaaccccagCCCCAAcccaaaccctaaccctaacccagtaCGGAAGAACCATGCATGTGAGGCATGCGGGAAGGCTTTCCGGGACGTGTACCATCTGAATCGGCACCGGTTGTCCCACTCGGATGAGAAGCCGTACTCTTGTCCCATCTGCCAGCAGCGTTTTAAGAGGAAGGATCGGATGAGTTACCACGTCAGATCCCACCAGGGTGGAGTGGAGAAACCATACGTGTGTCCTCATTGTGCCAAGGGTTTCTCACGGTGAGGGGTCACCTAAAAACATGTCTGTAGCTCTACATACCATGTGCACTTACTTTTACATGAACTTGTATAGATCATGCAAGTCTTTAGAATAGTATTGGAAGGGTTATActgggcagcacagtggcttagtggttagcactgctgcctcacagcaagaggcctgggttcgaatcccggggtctgtgtggagtttgcatgtgccTGTGTGGGCTTTCTCCAGCTACTCCGGTGCATTAGGTtgtttggtaattctaaattgcccatgagtgtgtgtggccctgtgatggactggcgacccaacgtgtgctgggataggctccagcaggtccctgtgaccctaattagaaataaagcggttatagaaaatggatgctCTCCTACTATAATACTGCTCTACCAAAAGCTATTCCTTCAACTGGTGTATTGCTGATGGATGTCTCAGATGTTTGTTCTGATAAATGTAAACGTCCTAAAATCAAACTCATCAAACCATTGTGTCCCTCTAATGGGGAAACCATTCTAGCCACAAATTAAACCAGAAccaatttttcctttaatttgtcacgtGTAAAAGTACTACCTTATTAATCCATAAGCCTAAGGTACTCTTTTAATGCAGAACTTGTCATCATTCCATTCCTTGCTCCATTTCTGACCACAGCACCGGAAGTAGCTGGATATTTATGGTTATTGAACTGTTATTGAACACTGGTGTTCATATGCTCATAGATGGGGCTTAGCAACAGACTGGTTGCAGCCAGTAAATGAGTAGATGTACAGCGTGGCACACTACTGCGCTCACAGAGGGTACTGTACTGTTCACTGTCGCCTACTGCAGGAGGCGAAAATACTGCCATTTTCTGAAAGACAGTGAGATATGTCCTGATTACTAATTTAAGCCAGAAAATGGGTCAATATGACAAGAGATAAATGACCTTCAAGCTGAATATATCCCCATATATAGTACACATTTAGAAACTCATATATACTGAATGTACACTGATGATGTACGTAGAGTGTAGTTCAATTACATATCTATATAAAAGCCTTCACTCTGTTTACTTGTGGttaaacagagataaacacagacacatatacacacagacctCTTTGCCCCTTGTGTATTGTGGTGCATTATGTGCTAAagctctctctgtcctctccaGGCCTGACCATCTTAACAGTCATGTGCGGCAGGTGCACTCCACAGAGAGACCCTTCAAGTGTCCGGTAACGTCAGCACCtcccctcttctcttctctttgcaGGCTTTGTACATTTTTCAGCCCACGCTTACCTTGCTTTTTATAGTCATTcttgttgttttagttttattatCTACCTGCTATTCTTGTTTACATCCAAAGCATGGTTCACTAATTGGACAGGATACATGACCAAGCAGTGCATTAGCCAGATGGAATGTCTCACTTCAGGCCACAACTTAAAGCCTTGCCACTACTCCGTTTCTGGGTTAAATTACTGAAGCCATATTTTTAGTAACACGTAACAGAGTTGTATGTAAATTATGTATTTGAGCATAAGAAGGATACTGGCTGTAGAAGTGATGGCGATTTGCGTGTGTTAACACCTTCCTCGTCACTTTGTGCAGACGTGTGAGTCTGCGTTTGCCACAAAGGACCGGCTGCGTGCTCATATGATCAGACATGAGGACAAAGTTCCATGCCATATTTGCGGCAAACTGCTCTCTCCTGCTTATATCACGGATCATATGAGGGTCCACAACCAATCCCAGCATCATGTGTGCCACTTGTGCAACCGAAGTAAGTACGTAAAGAAAGTGGTGTACTGTACATAAAGAAATTCTGACACATACTGGAAAACGTTTTAGAAAGCACAGGGAACATtagaacattatatatataacatatatatatatatatatatatatatataatatacacatataattATCTGGCTCTGAATTTATAGGTCAGTATAACTAGATTTATATACTAGTTATTTTGTGAACTAATCGCAGTAGATATGACTCTCTCAAGGAATGTTACATGGAAAATTTTTTACCAAACAGAGAACATTTGTTAtgtaattaacatttaacacaTTAGGATCAATTCTTCACTATTATTCTTGCACTTCAGGCTTTACCACACTGACGTATCTGCGTGTCCATGCTCAAAAACACCACGGGCAAGAGTGGAAAGAGAGCAGCATGGGTCGTGGCTCGGGCCCCGGTGGTGTGCTGTTGTGTCAACTGTGTGGGGTCCACTGCAAGACTCCCACCCAGCTTCAGGGCCACATGGCCACACATGCCAACCAGGCGGACCCTACGGTACCAGAccccatcagcagcagcagcagcagcactttagtggGTACAGTTTCCACAGCAACCCCAGTCTCCAGCCCTGCAGCCACTGTGGGCCTGCTGGTGACTGACTGCTCTAGCATCGCTGCCCAGAGCCACAGCTAACCCCAGGCTTCAGGGGCATAGATGGGGAAGGGCAGGGGAAGATATAGCACAGCAGCAAACTCACCAGGTGATGTCCCCATGCAAGAACTGTCCGGTTcatgttttataatatatatgcaTTCCTGTTTGAGATATTTAGATGtgattagtgtatgtgtgtgttctaaataaaataactgtTTAATCTCTCCTATAGGCTGCTTCTTCGTATGAAAAGGTTGCTTTGGAAATGTTGCATCCTCCTCCATCTGTGCTGCCTCAGAGCCTGCAAGCAGTCAGCATGAGCTAACTGACTTTTTAACAGCAAGTCTCAAGAAATCATTTGTTCAATTCAAACTATCACAGACTCCTGGCCAGTCCCACTGGCTCTGCTTGATTTGCTCTACTTCGATAACTGTTCTACGAAGACGGACAGTTGGATTAAGTGGTGCAATGCTTGCTAGTTACGTCAATGGCTTCCCAAGGGAGAGGCTGTGACGGTGTGAAGGCTGTCAAGTGTTGTCCCACTTTATTTATAACCTGTCTCTCATGATCAGGAATCTAGAATGTTGAGAATGATTAACTATTTTTAGCTATCCAATTGATACCCAGTATAAGTTACCTTcagtattttaataaaacagccAAATAGGATCAGGTAACTCACCCATATTCCAGCACATTAAAGCAGCCCTCTGTGTAGGTGAGCTGCAGCTGTGAGAAAAGGGGCTTACAATGATGTATCATTTCCTGCCATAAATTCCTGATGCCTGTAAACCATTCATTTAGAGTTAAATGTACAACATAGGAGTCACTTGTATTGTTCATGTGTGGATATAATTAACTATTGTTGAATATCTTTTTTCCAAGGAATCTCATTGATGTTAATTTATCTTTAAGCTTTTGACTAAGGATGTGGACGCTGGATGTCGCTTGAGAAGCTACATAATGCTCTATCCTTTGACCCATGTTTGTGTTTGAAGCTTTGTTGAACGCCAAAACTTTGTTGCTGTCGCTGTGACAATATCTAAATTAATCAATGTACAAATGACAAACGTGCACCTAATTATACTTACTTTAACTAAACCGGGTGATGCTTGTCAATTATACTTAGTGGAGGAAGGATGAGCCCAGAGTGTTTGGGGTCTGCTTTTCTCTCAAGGttgatttatataatataatttggGGCAtgattaaaggtgcagtaggcaatttttttttattctctactTCTGCAAATAACCTGGAAGACATGTAGaacatgcttttttaaaaaaaaaaacagtggattAAGCCATGTCTTTAACATAACTTGTGAGATAAACTATTTTGGAAAACTGACTTCTGGTCCAGAATAGCATTTAAGATCCTAGGATTGTCGCTTCATGAACATTGGTGGGAATGGGGGTGGGCTGAAGGAGCAAAGAAGATCATTCATATGTTGAACACACCTAACCGGTAAGAGACAAATAAAAAGCCTTGCCCTTCATGCACCTGTAAGTTAACACACTTTTATGTAAATTACAAGGCTTAAGCTAAACAGCTtggttacaaataaaaaaatgcttcCATACTTCATGATGCTGCATATGTAATGAGGGTGATAAGCTTAAGGCAGTATCAAGGCAGACAAGAAATGGTATCGCCCTTTGCAGGGGTGTTCAAAACTATCACTGACAGGGTTGGGGAAGATAGATTGTTATTTAactattaaatgtatttaatagtTATATGCTTTGTGAACTCCAATAACTTTTGTcttaagtgttttgtttttactatagttaaatttttcattttagtGCAAACGCTCCAGCACCCCTCGAAAAGTTTCACACCATGGACGAGCCATTGTTAGGCTAGTCTGGGAATCCAGTACGCGTACTACCATACTAAAAAGTATAGTGTGTATTCTATTGGTTTATAGGATCATACCATACTAGTAGTATGGAAGTATGCACTTCAAAGCTGGAGCATACTGTGTTGCCAAATCGCGCTCAAATGAAATCCGCTCGTTTTCCCGAAGATGTTATCATAGATATTCCGTTGAAGTTCCAAATAAAATTGCTAAATTGAGGTAGTGAAATAGTTAAAATTTGGCCTCGTGCCTTGTTTACACCGGTAGTGCTACCCTCCCCCCATTTCTCACTACGTATCCATCCCCcaactcctcctccttcctcatCCTGCCACTGTTTCCAACAGCTGATTGCAGATAAAGAGAAAGCCATAGAAGGCCTGGAGTCCAAGGGGGGAAAAAGGagttgagggggaaaaaaaaacaacacgaCGATGGACCACAACAACCTTCATGCATCCAAAATAATGCTTGTTTTGATCATTTAACACGGGGGACGCCGCGGTGCTAGCTCCGAGCCGGCTTACACTGTAGCGGATTTGCTAAGGCTAACTTTACAAACATCAGAAGATAGGACGCGCAGTTtgccctgttttgttttttatatttcattttatttattagcgcCGAGGCGTTTAAAGATCTAGCTATAGACGTTTCTAATGgcgtgattattattttttaattacgtCTTTATACACAAGACAAGAACACACTTAGGTCTTCTAACATAACTGTTGTTAATTAGCCGGTTAACCAAGCTGGGCTACGGTTAGCTAGCAAACAAAGATGATTAGCTAGAATTGCCTTGCCAAACATTTAGGTTACCAGGACGTGTAGTTCGGTCTCCTGATGCGCTACCGGAATAAGTGTTTATATGTGCGTATTCAGTTGTGTTGACCTTAATAAACCGTAGATAAATTTCGTACATTTATTTGCGCGAAGTGACGTTAAATTCACGTTAGTCCGCTGTCCTGTCGCATAGTATGCCTATTAGCTAACTAGCTTAGCTACTCAGACTACCGTTTATGGTCCAGACAGAGCGCCGTGTCTCAATGATTATTTTGTTCCCTTGTTTTAGGGGCTATGCCACATGCGCCCTCTCTCGTGTCTTATCTAGCTCGAAGTAAACCCGAACTAACCGTAGCTACCTCAACAAACCTTTAGCTAGCTAAGACAAGTTGTGTGCAGGAGACTATGAGCAATTTCCACTGTATTTAACTGCGTTCGCTGCTGTTGAGTGCGAGTGAGAATAATGGCTTGCTAACACACGTATGTTTTAATTACTCGCAAtatattttaagtattttaatgGGATTAATAAGCGTGGCTGAACGTAGCCAATCCTCCTGGACCGCCGGCTCGCTCTAACAGAAATGGCCTTTCATGGCTCCGCTCGGCCCGCTGTGTGTGGAAACTTGTTCCCAGCTTCGGATTTGGGCCACAAAT comes from Hemibagrus wyckioides isolate EC202008001 linkage group LG02, SWU_Hwy_1.0, whole genome shotgun sequence and encodes:
- the LOC131367053 gene encoding vascular endothelial zinc finger 1 isoform X4 — encoded protein: MDAAWSNFLFQTPPSQSQTESTLQSDLLPELTDAPQDTPSEHIAPPPSTVDTAALNEEPEPEPVKPVSRPARPAHICSICNKQFKNSYNLRRHQSVHTGVKMKDRAAREKVDAGKAGQRVERQTIPLSLLQLSIPAPITVATDSMIHPSPINNQQVETVAVSITPATVAMTAAQPLPAAVVVTGTMVQVGLAAPTNNTGENPSLPSPIQISIPITNPHPIPTPSPNPNPSPNPNPNPNPVRKNHACEACGKAFRDVYHLNRHRLSHSDEKPYSCPICQQRFKRKDRMSYHVRSHQGGVEKPYVCPHCAKGFSRPDHLNSHVRQVHSTERPFKCPTCESAFATKDRLRAHMIRHEDKVPCHICGKLLSPAYITDHMRVHNQSQHHVCHLCNRSFTTLTYLRVHAQKHHGQEWKESSMGRGSGPGGVLLCQLCGVHCKTPTQLQGHMATHANQADPTVPDPISSSSSSTLVGTVSTATPVSSPAATVGLLVTDCSSIAAQSHS
- the LOC131367053 gene encoding vascular endothelial zinc finger 1 isoform X1; the protein is MDAAWSNFLFQTPPSQSQTESTLQSDLLPELTDAPQDTPSEHIAPPPSTVDTAALNEEPEPEPVKPVSRPARPAHICSICNKQFKNSYNLRRHQSVHTGVKMKDRAAREKVDAGKAGQRVERQTIPLSLLQLSIPAPITVATDSMIHPSPINNQQVETVAVSITPATVAMTAAQPLPAAVVVTGTMVQVGLTGYSQTLMSDDVCLKSKEEYFHAAPTNNTGENPSLPSPIQISIPITNPHPIPTPSPNPNPSPNPNPNPNPVRKNHACEACGKAFRDVYHLNRHRLSHSDEKPYSCPICQQRFKRKDRMSYHVRSHQGGVEKPYVCPHCAKGFSRPDHLNSHVRQVHSTERPFKCPTCESAFATKDRLRAHMIRHEDKVPCHICGKLLSPAYITDHMRVHNQSQHHVCHLCNRSFTTLTYLRVHAQKHHGQEWKESSMGRGSGPGGVLLCQLCGVHCKTPTQLQGHMATHANQADPTVPDPISSSSSSTLVGTVSTATPVSSPAATVGLLVTDCSSIAAQSHS
- the LOC131367053 gene encoding vascular endothelial zinc finger 1 isoform X2 gives rise to the protein MDAAWSNFLFQTPPSQSQTESTLQSDLLPELTDAPQDTPSEHIAPPPSTVDTAALNEEPEPEPVKPVSRPARPAHICSICNKQFKNSYNLRRHQSVHTGVKMKDRAAREKVDAGKAGQRVERQTIPLSLLQLSIPAPITVATDSMIHPSPINNQQVETVAVSITPATVAMTAAQPLPAAVVVTGTMVQTGYSQTLMSDDVCLKSKEEYFHAAPTNNTGENPSLPSPIQISIPITNPHPIPTPSPNPNPSPNPNPNPNPVRKNHACEACGKAFRDVYHLNRHRLSHSDEKPYSCPICQQRFKRKDRMSYHVRSHQGGVEKPYVCPHCAKGFSRPDHLNSHVRQVHSTERPFKCPTCESAFATKDRLRAHMIRHEDKVPCHICGKLLSPAYITDHMRVHNQSQHHVCHLCNRSFTTLTYLRVHAQKHHGQEWKESSMGRGSGPGGVLLCQLCGVHCKTPTQLQGHMATHANQADPTVPDPISSSSSSTLVGTVSTATPVSSPAATVGLLVTDCSSIAAQSHS
- the LOC131367053 gene encoding vascular endothelial zinc finger 1 isoform X5, whose protein sequence is MDAAWSNFLFQTPPSQSQTESTLQSDLLPELTDAPQDTPSEHIAPPPSTVDTAALNEEPEPEPVKPVSRPARPAHICSICNKQFKNSYNLRRHQSVHTGVKMKDRAAREKVDAGKAGQRVERQTIPLSLLQLSIPAPITVATDSMIHPSPINNQQVETVAVSITPATVAMTAAQPLPAAVVVTGTMVQAAPTNNTGENPSLPSPIQISIPITNPHPIPTPSPNPNPSPNPNPNPNPVRKNHACEACGKAFRDVYHLNRHRLSHSDEKPYSCPICQQRFKRKDRMSYHVRSHQGGVEKPYVCPHCAKGFSRPDHLNSHVRQVHSTERPFKCPTCESAFATKDRLRAHMIRHEDKVPCHICGKLLSPAYITDHMRVHNQSQHHVCHLCNRSFTTLTYLRVHAQKHHGQEWKESSMGRGSGPGGVLLCQLCGVHCKTPTQLQGHMATHANQADPTVPDPISSSSSSTLVGTVSTATPVSSPAATVGLLVTDCSSIAAQSHS
- the LOC131367053 gene encoding vascular endothelial zinc finger 1 isoform X3, with the translated sequence MDAAWSNFLFQSQTESTLQSDLLPELTDAPQDTPSEHIAPPPSTVDTAALNEEPEPEPVKPVSRPARPAHICSICNKQFKNSYNLRRHQSVHTGVKMKDRAAREKVDAGKAGQRVERQTIPLSLLQLSIPAPITVATDSMIHPSPINNQQVETVAVSITPATVAMTAAQPLPAAVVVTGTMVQVGLTGYSQTLMSDDVCLKSKEEYFHAAPTNNTGENPSLPSPIQISIPITNPHPIPTPSPNPNPSPNPNPNPNPVRKNHACEACGKAFRDVYHLNRHRLSHSDEKPYSCPICQQRFKRKDRMSYHVRSHQGGVEKPYVCPHCAKGFSRPDHLNSHVRQVHSTERPFKCPTCESAFATKDRLRAHMIRHEDKVPCHICGKLLSPAYITDHMRVHNQSQHHVCHLCNRSFTTLTYLRVHAQKHHGQEWKESSMGRGSGPGGVLLCQLCGVHCKTPTQLQGHMATHANQADPTVPDPISSSSSSTLVGTVSTATPVSSPAATVGLLVTDCSSIAAQSHS